Proteins from a single region of Octopus bimaculoides isolate UCB-OBI-ISO-001 chromosome 11, ASM119413v2, whole genome shotgun sequence:
- the LOC106870377 gene encoding kappa-type opioid receptor yields MSLFTYLLKNVTTNSTEYSVTIEELNRQQVLIRIPSTILVILTMTIGFVGNILTVYVYGFRLKLSPTYLFVVMLACVDLILCAIVSPGRIVQNVYPMMTTWDVLCKNHMCLSVFTGLCNCGFLVSISVDRYRKVCQPLKSQLSMKCAKIITASILIFSTIQGSIALLYYGSIKKSTNYPDIYSYSCSAKKSEKPNYYQLGFFAFYLLLTVFAFIELSVVYTIILRKMKVQEKKTIVSQQNRKNVTSALYSDETQQRWSNIPKNTDRNQLVFNVPVEAVELSVTETSSGVSSDDTSNVSAKNTKNTAPIAIKLRETDSERRAREQTKRIQRITVTMMMITLVFIVTYIPCVIAMMVNAVLKSEDTMSVTTAIFYWLARHTFYLNSSLNPIIYSCRNQNFVDEVKKLLGLKQK; encoded by the coding sequence ATGTCATTATTCACTTATTTACTGAAGAATGTAACAACAAACAGTACGGAATATAGTGTCACCATCGAAGAACTTAACAGACAGCAAGTTTTGATAAGAATCCCTTCAACCATTCTTGTTATATTAACAATGACCATAGGTTTCGTTGGAAACATTTTAACAGTTTACGTTTACGGATTTCGCTTAAAACTATCCCCAACATACCTGTTTGTCGTCATGCTGGCTTGTGTAGATTTGATACTTTGTGCTATTGTATCACCAGGTCGCATTGTCCAAAATGTTTACCCCATGATGACGACCTGGGACGTACTGTGCAAGAaccatatgtgtttgtctgtctttacaggTCTTTGTAACTGTGGTTTTCTAGTGTCCATTTCTGTAGATAGATACAGAAAAGTATGCCAACCGCTGAAGTCTCAGTTGTCAATGAAATGTGCTAAAATTATAACAGCTTCCATTCTTATTTTTTCCACAATACAGGGAAGCATTGCTCTTCTATACTATGGAAGTATCAAGAAATCAACTAATTATCCTGATATCTATAGCTATTCTTGCTCAGCAAAAAAATCCGAGAAGCCAAACTATTATCAACTTGGATTCTTTGCTTTCTATCTTCTCTTAACAGTGTTTGCGTTCATTGAACTCAGTGTAGTTTACACCATAATTCTTCGAAAAATGAAAGTCCAGGAGAAAAAAACTATTGTATCACAACAAAATAGGAAGAACGTTACAAGTGCCCTATATTCTGATGAAACACAACAGAGATGGAGTAATATACCAAAAAACACTGATCGTAATCAATTAGTTTTTAATGTACCTGTAGAAGCCGTTGAATTGTCTGTAACAGAAACATCATCCGGTGTGTCATCGGATGATACATCAAACGTAAgtgcaaaaaatacaaaaaacactgCACCTATCGCGATTAAATTACGGGAGACGGATAGCGAAAGACGAGCTAGAGAGCAAACCAAAAGGATACAGCGCATTActgtaacaatgatgatgattactctaGTCTTTATAGTGACTTATATACCCTGCGTTATTGCCATGATGGTGAACGCTGTATTGAAATCCGAAGATACAATGTCAGTAACAACAGCTATATTCTATTGGCTCGCAAGACATACGTTTTACCTTAACTCAAGTTTAAATCCAATTATTTACAGTTGCAGGAATCAGAATTTTGTAGACGAAGTAAAAAAGTTGTTAGGATTAaagcagaaataa